From Pedobacter sp. MC2016-14:
GGTTTAATGCAGGAATTTAGAAAGATCCACCAGTTTAACGTTTTTAGTGTAAACACCCCTATGCAGGTTGCTATTACCAATTACCTTAAAGATTCCTCGGTTTATTTAGGTCTGCCGGATTTCTTTCAGCAAAAGAGAGACTTTTTCAGGAACCTGCTCAGGGAAACCAAATTTGACCTGTTACCCTGTAACGGATCTTATTTTCAATGCGTTACTTATGATAGAATTAGCGAAGAGAGTGATACGGACTTGGCCATGCGTTTAATCACCGAAACGCGTGTTGCCAGTATTCCGGTATCAGCTTTTTATACGCGAAATACAGACCACCGTGTCTTGCGCTTTTGTTTTGCCAAGAAACAAGAAACCCTTGAAATCGCCGTTCAAAGATTAATGAAACTTTAATCCATACGTAAACAAGATAATATGGAAAGTACAAATTATTTAAACATCAGTAACCTAAAAATAACGGTCTTCCAGGCTTACTTGTTTTGGGAAAACGTGGATAAAAACCTCCAAAACCTGTCTTTACGCCTGTCAATGGGTGTAAAAGAAAAGACAGATTTAATTGTTTTACCAGAAATGTTCAATACTGGGTTTAGCATGAATACTGCAGCCCTTGCTGAAGATATGAATGGCAAAACGCTAAAATGGATGCAGGAGGTGGCCCAAAAATATGCCTGTGTAGTAACAGGAAGTTTAATGATCAAAGAAAATGGGGAATTTTATAACCGTCTGGTTTGGATGCTTCCCGATGGTACTTCAAGTCATTATGACAAAAGACACCTCTTTAGCATGGGATCTGAAGACAAGAATTATGCGCCAGGAACAGAACAGGTAATTGTGGAACTTAACGGATGGAAAATAAGGCTTGCCATTTGTTACGATCTGCGTTTTCCGGTTTGGTTACGCAATAAAAACATGGAGTACGATCTGCTATTGGTTATAGCCAGCTGGCCGGATAAAAGAACTGCGCATTGGAAAGCATTAATCCCTGCCCGGGCTATAGAGAACCAAAGTTATGTAATTGGCGTTAACCGGGTTGGACATGATGGTAATGAAGTTTACCATAGTGGTCATTCTATGTGTATTGACCCAAATGGAAATACGGTTTATTATAAACCAGAGGATGAAGACCTTTATACTTTTAGTATTAATTACGCAGAACTGGTAAAGAACAGAAGAAGCTTCCCATTTTTGAGAGATGCCGATGATTTTACGATCTTATAAAATATACTTTCAAAATAGTATCTTTGCGCAAAGATGAAGCACATACGTAATTTTTGCATAATTGCACATATTGATCACGGGAAGAGTACATTGGCTGACCGTTTATTAGAATATACTAAAACCATTAGTCAGCGTGAGGCTCAGGCCCAACTCCTGGACAACATGGATTTGGAACGTGAACGTGGTATCACGATAAAAAGCCATGCCATACAAATGAACTATAAGGTTGGGGATATTGAATACAATTTCAACCTGATTGATACGCCAGGACACGTAGATTTCTCATATGAGGTTTCCCGTTCCATTGCAGCTTGTGAAGGTGCTTTATTGATTGTAGATGCCTCTCAGGGTATCCAGGCGCAGACCATTTCAAACCTTTACCTGGCACTTGAACATGATCTGGAAATTATTCCCATCTTAAATAAGATGGATTTACCCGGGGCTATGCCAGAAGAGGTAAAAGACCAAATTATTGATTTAATTGGCTGTAAACGCGAAGATATTATTCCTGCATCCGGTAAAACCGGAATGGGGATTCCTGATATCATTCAGGCTATTGTAGACCGTGTTCCCGCTCCTGTCGGTGATCCGGATGCTCCCCTGCAAGCTTTAATCTTTGACTCTGTTTTTAATCCCTTCAGGGGAATTATTGCTTACTATAAAGTAGTAAACGGCGAAATTAAAAAAGGTGATAAAGTTAAATTCATCAATACAGGTAAACAATATCTAGCAGACGAGGTTGGAATTTTAAAGCTGGATATGGCGCCACGTACTGTGGTTAAAACCGGCGACGTGGGATACATCATTTCCGGTATTAAGGAAGCACGTGAAGTAAAAGTTGGTGACACAATTACAACTGTTGATAGACCCTCTCCAGATTCCATTCAAGGTTTTGAAGAAGTAAAACCAATGGTTTTTGCCGGCATCTATCCTGTAGATACAGACGAATTTGAAGAGCTGCGAGAAGCCATGCATAAACTTCAGCTCAATGATGCTTCGATAGTTTTTGAACCGGAAAGTTCTGCTGCACTAGGCTTCGGTTTCCGTTGCGGATTCCTGGGCATGCTGCACATGGAAATTATTCAGGAGCGTTTGGAGCGTGAATTTGACATGACTGTTATTACAACAGTGCCCAACGTATCTTACATTGCCAAAACCACTAGAGGCGAAGAAGTTATTGTAAATAACCCATCTGATTTACCAGACCCCAGCAAGCTTGACTCTGTTGAGGAGCCTTTTATTAAAGCAAACATCATTACTAAAGCCGATTTTGTGGGGCCTGTAATGTCTTTATGTATACAAAAACGCGGAATCATTGTGAACCAGTCATACTTGACTTCAGACCGGGTTGAACTCGTTTTTGAAATGCCCATGGGTGAGATTGTTTTTGACTTCTACGATAAGCTTAAAACGATTTCAAAAGGTTATGCGTCATTTGACTACCATCAGGTTGGTTACAGAAAATCTGATTTGGTAAGACTGGATATGCTGTTGAATGAAGAGCCTGTTGATGCTTTATCTTCACTGATCCATCGCAGCAATGCCTATGATTTTGGAAAGAAAATATGCGAGAAACTAAGAGAATTGATTCCCCGCCAGCAGTTTGAAATTAAAATCCAGGCTTCTATTGGGGCTAAGGTAATTGCCCGCGAAACGCTGAGCGCTTTGCGAAAAGACGTTACCGCTAAATGTTATGGTGGTGATATTTCCCGTAAACGCAAATTGCTGGAAAAACAAAAACAAGGAAAGAAAAGAATGCGCCAGGTAGGTAATGTGGAAATTCCACAAACTGCATTTATGGCTGTATTGAAATTGGATTAAGTAGTTGAACACTACTACTTAGCGCTTACTATTTAACACTTACTACTTTGAAAATGCAGTTATTAGACGGAAAATTTGCATCAGAAAAAATAAAACTTGAAATAGCAGCGGAAGCGGCAGAATTTTTAACATCCACTGGCAGAAAACCACATCTGGTGGCGATTTTGGTTGGTAATGATGGCGGTAGTGAAACCTATGTAGCCAGTAAGATGAAAAATTGCGAGAAGGTTGGCTTTCAATCGTCTTTAATTAGATACGACAACAGTGTTACTGAAGAGGAACTGCTGGCGAAGGTTCGTGAAATTAACAACGATGAAGGTGTTGACGGTTTAATTGTACAATTGCCCCTACCTAAACACATAGATCCGGAGAAGGTTACCGAAACCATTGATTACAGAAAAGACGTTGATGGCTTTCACCCGGTAAATCTTGGTAGAATGATGCGCAACCTGCCTTGTTTTATTCCTGCCACCCCTTACGGAATTTTACTGATGTTACAAGCGTACCAAATTGATACCGTTGGTAAACATTGTGTAGTTGTAGGCCGGAGCAATATAGTTGGCAGTCCGATGAGTATTTTAATGGCGCGTAATGCTAACCCTGGCAATTGCACCGTAACACTTACACACAGCAAAACTTCTAACTTAAAAGAATTGGTTTTACAGGGCGATATCATTGTAGCAGCTATTGGTAGAAAAAACTTTGTCACAGCAGATATGGTTAAACCTGGTGCCATAGTAATTGATGTGGGCATCAACAGAGAAACTTCTGAAACCACTAAATCTGGCTATAAGTTATTTGGAGATGTTGATTTTGAAAACGTTGCACCAATATCTTCATGGATTACACCCGTACCTGGTGGAGTGGGATTAATGACCATTGTAGGCCTGTTAAAAAACACATTGGCATCAGCTAAAAAGGAAATTTACAGCTAAACCACATTTCCGCTGAAGGAATTATTTACCTTTGCGGCCTTAACATGGCACATCAAATTCCAACAGACGGCACTTTACTTCCTTTAATGGAAGAGTTTTACACTATTCAGGGCGAAGGGTACAATACGGGTAAGGCCGCATATTTTATTCGCCTTGGTGGGTGTGATGTGGGCTGCCACTGGTGCGATGTGAAAGAAAGCTGGGATGCTGAATTACATCCTTTAACGCATGCAGATGCGATTGCAGAGAAGGCAGATTCTTTCCCTGGTAAAGCAGTAGTGATTACTGGCGGCGAGCCACTAATTTATAACCTGGATTACCTTACTTCCAAATTAAAAGAAAGAAACATCCTTACGTTTATTGAAACCTCCGGGGCTTATCCCCTTTCGGGACATTGGGACTGGATTTGCTTGTCACCTAAAAAGTTCAAAGCTCCGCGCCCGGACATTACGCCATTTGCTAATGAGCTTAAAGTGATTGTTTTTAACAAAAGTGATTTTGCATGGGCTGAGCAATATGCGGAAACCGTATCGCCTGATTGTAAACTCTATCTGCAGCCAGAATGGTCAAAATCTAAGGAAATTACACCTTTGATTATTGATTATGTAATGGCCAATCCTAAATGGGAAATTTCACTTCAGACCCATAAATATTTAAACATACCTTAATTCATTTTTATCTTCTTACATTTAATGTATCAATACATCTAAATTGTAATGAAGAAATATACCCTTACACTGCTCATCATATTCCTTACTCAGTTTGGATTTGCACAGACTGATGCAAGGGAGTATTTTAAAATCGGCAGGGCCTTCTCCAATAAAGGCGACTATCTAAACGCAAAAAAAAACTATCAGTTATTTATTGATACCTATAAAGGAACAGATCCCGTTTTAAAGCAATTGGCAGAAAAACACATTAGGGATTGTGATTTCTCGATACAGGCGATGAAATCTCCGGAACAATTTAAATTGCTGAATATGGGTCCTGGCATAAATTCAGGCTACAGGGATTACTTCCCAGCTATTACCGCTGATGGTGAGACCATCATCTTTAGCAGAAATGTTGGAGGAAATGAAGACTTTTATGTTTCTAAAAAAAAGAATAGCGAATGGCAAGCTGCCCTGCCTTTAAGTGACCAAATCAATACGAAAGCATATAACGAGGGTGCCCAATCTATTTCTCCGGATGGGATGTACTTATTTTTTACGGGCTGCAACAGACCTGATGGACTGGGAAGATGTGACATCTATGTTAGTCATAGAAATGGAAATGAATGGGGCAAACCATTTAACCTGGGTGCACCTTTAAATTCAGCCTACTGGGATTCTCAACCTGCTATAACACCAGACGGAAGTACTTTATATTTTGTAAGCAACCGGCCAGGAGGTCTCGGTGGATACGACATCTGGAAAAGCACACTCAATGATGAAGGAGAATGGGAGAAACCCATAAACCTGGGGCCAGAGATCAATACTGCTTATGACGAACACACGCCTTTTATTCATCCCGATGGAAAAACAATGTATTTCTCTTCAGATGGATGGCCCGGCTTTGGCAATAAAGATTTGTTTTACAGTCGACTGGACGAGCATAACAATTGGGCTAAACCAGTGAATTTGGGTTACCCGATCAATACATTTAATGAAGAAACTGGTTTAATCGTTACTCCAGATGGCACAGAGGGTTTGCTGAGTTCTAACATTGCAGGTGGTTTTGGCGACATGGATATTTATCGCTTTAAAATGCCCCAACATGCAAAACCACAACTAATTACTTATGTAAAAGGAATTGTTAAAGACAGGCAGACGAGCAGCTTACTGGAAGCCAGGATACAAGTAGTTGATTTGAAGAGTAAACATGCCGTATACAGCGACTATACATCTGAAAGTGGAGATTTTTTAGCGGTGATGCCAATTGGAAGCGATTATGCTTTTAATGTAAGTGCAGATGGCTATCTTTTCTATTCTCAAAACTTTGAATTAAACAAAGCTTATGTGAGCAAGCCATTTGTTATGGAAATTTTAATGGATAAAATTAGGATTGGTACAGATGTGACGTTGAGGAATATTTTTTTTGACACCAATAAGTATGAATTGCTGGAAAGCTCTGTAGTGGAACTAAATAACCTCGTTGATTTATTGGTTTTGAACAAAAACATTGCTATCGAAATACAAGGACATACAGATAATATTGGTAACAGCCTATTGAATGAAAAGCTATCGCTAAACAGGGCAAAGGCAGTATACGACTATCTTGTAGCGCATAAAATTAACCCAGTAAAGTTAAGTTACAAAGGCTTGGGTGCAAAAAATCCCCTGGTTACCAATGATACAGAGGAGGGCAGAAAGCAAAATAGAAGAACTTCGTTTATAATTACGAAGCTCTAGTCTTAAATAACCGCTTGTCTAATTCTGATGAGTTTAACCAGCATTTCTTCCAGTAAATCCAGGTGTAACATATTTGCACCATCAGATTTTGCTTCTGACGGATTGGGGTGTGTTTCAATAAATAAGCCGTCAGCACCAACTGCAATGGCAGCTTTCGCAATGGTTTCAATCAGTTCTGGCTTCCCTCCTGTTACACCACTACTTTGATTGGGTTGTTGCAGGGAATGTGTACAATCCATCACCACCGGCACACCAAAGTTTTGCATTTCGGGTAAACCCCGATAATCTACAATAAGGTCTTGGTAACCAAAGGTATTTCCACGGTCTGTTAAAATTACACGTTGGTTTCCTGCTTCAACCACCTTATCAACTGCAAACTTCATGGAACCGGCAGATAAAAACTGGCCTTTTTTTACATTAATTACTTTTCCGGTATGTGCGGCAGCAATTAATAAATCTGTTTGTCGGCATAAAAAAGCTGGAATTTGCAGCACATCTGCATACTCGGCAGCCATAGCAGCCTCCCCGCTTTCGTGGATGTCCGTGACTGTAGGCAAGCCGAAAGTACGACCTACCTTCTCTAAAATCTTTAGTGCTTTTTCATCACCTATGCCGGTAAAGGAATCACCTTTAGACCTGTTTGCCTTACGATATGAACCTTTAAATATATAGGGAATACCCAATTTATCCGTAATTGTAACTATACGATCAGCAATACGCATCGCAATTTCCTCGCCTTCAATAGCGCATGGACCAGCCATTAACAGAAAATTGTTTGTATGGGTATGCTTTAACTTATCTATTTTAAAATCAATCATGTTGTTTTTAGTTGCCTAATTCAGACATAAATTTGATCCTCATCAACTGAATTTCTTCACGAGTGTAATCCTCTTCGCCAAGGTCTTTTAAGGCATCATCTATAGAATCAATTTCTGCACCTCTAAAGTAATCGAACACTTCATCCTGCCGATCTTCATCAATCATTTCATCAATAAAATAATCCAGGTTAAGCTTAGTTCCGGAATTCACAATGGCCTCAATTTCTTTTAGAATCTCATCATAAGTGATCCCTTTTGCCTTTGCAATGTCTTCCAGTCTAATCTGGCGATCTACATTTTGAATGATAGAAACCTTTAGCTGAGATTTATTAGCCTGAGTTTTAATGATCAGGTCAACAGGGCGTTCAACATCATTGTCTACCACATATTTATTAATCAGCTCAATAAATGGTTTTCCAAACTTAAGTGCCTTACCATTTCCAACACCAGAAATCTGCTTTAGTTCCTCCATATTTATTGGATAATGCGTACACATCTCTTCCAATGAAGGATCTTGAAAGATCACAAACGGCGGCAGGTTCTTTTGCTTGGCAATTTTTCTGTTTAAATCTTTAAGAAGTTGAAACAATTGCGTATCAAGCGTGCCTGTTCCATGTTTTACATCATCCTCATCATCATCAGCAGCACTTTCAATGTGTTCGTTTAAGAAAAATTTAAGTGCATAAGGGCTTTCAATAAATTTTAAGCCTGCTTCTGTAAGTCTCAGCAATCCGTAGTTGTCAATATCCTTGGATAAAAAGTTATTTAATACCGCTTGGCGCACCAGTGATTTCCATAACAATTCGCCATCTGCCTTACCAGAACCATATTCAGGAAGTTTATGGTGCTCGTATGCAATTGTCTGAGCGGTTTCCATCCCCATAAATATATTCAGGATATGGGCATCATCAAACTTTCCGCCTATGTTCTGAATCATTTTCAACAGAACGCCAAGTGGCTCTTCTGCATTAAAAAGTTGTTTTGGTTTCTTGCAGTTATCACACATGCAGTTACATCCAGCTTCGTCAAAGTTCTCCCCAAAATAATGTAAGATCTGCTTTCTGCGACAAACTGCGGACTCCGCATAATCGATCACTTCTTTAAGGATTTGTGTGCCTATTTCGCGCTCCGCAACAGGCTTATCTTTCATAAACTTAGCCAGTTTATCTACATCCTTTTGAGCATAAAACGCAATACAAACACCTTCTCCGCCATCACGTCCGGCACGTCCGGTTTCCTGATAATAGCCCTCCATACTTTTCGGAATATCATGGTGGATTACAAAGCGAACATCAGGCTTATCGATCCCCATTCCGAAAGCAATAGTAGCCACAATTACCTCTGCGTCTTCCATTAAAAACTTATCCTGGGTTTCCGCTCTTACCTTCGGCTCCAGACCAGCATGATAAGGCAATGCCTTGATGCCGTTTAAATTCAGCGCCTCGGCTACTTCTTCAACTTTTTTACGGCTTAAACAGTATATAATCCCTGATTTACCCGTATTCTGTTTAATGTACCTGATAATTTCTTTAAGTACATCTCGCTTGGGACGGATATCATAGAACAAATTAGGCCTGTTAAAAGAAGACTTAAACAAAGTTGCTTCGGTCATTTGCAAGTTTTTGATGATATCTTGCTGCACTTTTGGTGTTGCCGTAGCTGTAAGTGCTATGATTGGGATATTGTCTCCCAATCCACTAATCACCTGCCTGATTTTGCGGTATTCTGGACGAAAATCATGTCCCCATTCAGAGATACAATGCGCTTCATCAACAGCCACAAAAGAAATCTTGATTAACCGTAGAAAATCGATATTATCCTGCTTTGAAAGAGACTCTGGTGCCACATATAACAACTTGGTATGCCCACTCAACAGATCGTTCTTAACCTGGGTAATCTCCGTTTTATTTAAAGACGAATTTAAAAAATGTGCTATGCTATCGCTTCCTCCGAAAGCACGTAGCTGATCGACCTGATTTTTCATCAGGGCAATGAGTGGTGATATGACAATTGCAGTACCTTCGTTCATCAAAGCAGGTAACTGGTAGCATATAGACTTCCCACCACCCGTTGGCATAATCACAAAGGTGTTATTCTTATCAAGAACATTGTTGATGATGGCTTCTTGATCACCTTTGAAATTATTGAAACCAAAAAAGGTTTGTAAGTTGTCAAACAACGACTTATTCACGTCCATATTTGAGTATAAAATATTCAGTGCTATTTTTAATTCAAAATAACATATAATTGCAGTAATTAAGGCATTAAGGTACTAAAAAAATCTCTTTGAAAAGTAAAAAATCGATAATAGCAGCGGGAGTCAACACTTTACAGTTAGAAGCACAAGCTATTTTAGGTCTGATTAACCATATAAATGATGATTTCGCAACCGCCGTTGAACGGATAATAACAAGCCAGGGGCGCGTTATTATAACGGGAATTGGCAAGAGTGCTATCATTGCGCAGAAAATTGTTGCCACTTTTAATTCAACCGGTACACCAGCTGTTTTTATGCATGCTGCAGATGCCGTGCATGGCGACCTGGGCATGATCCAGAAAGATGATATCGTGATGTGTCTTTCTAAAAGCGGAAATACTGCCGAAATTAAAGTTCTGGCCCCTCTTTTAAAACGATCTGGAAATTTGCTGATTGGTATGGTAGGTCAATTGCAATCTGAGCTTGCGCTTCAGGCAGATTTGATTTTAAATACAACGGTTGAAAAAGAAGCTTGTCCGCACAACCTTGCACCAACCACAAGTACAACGGCACAACTTGCCATGGGCGATGCATTGGCCATTTGCCTGCTGCATGCCAGGGCATTCAATGAAAATGATTTTGCGCGTTTCCATCCAGGCGGTTCTTTAGGTAAAAGACTCTACCTCAAGGTTGCTGAAATGGCGATTAAAAATGAAAAACCAACCATCCGCCCGGATGCACCGGTAAAAGACGTAATTATAGAAATTAGTAAAAACCGTCTGGGGGCAGTTGTTGTTATTGATCATGATTTAATTCTGGGTATCATTACCGACGGCGATATCCGGAGGATGCTGGAAAAACACACAGATTTATCAAACATCTGTGCCAGGGATATCATGAACGGTAATCCTAAAAAAATAGATAAAGATATGCTGGCTATTACAGCACTTGAAATCATTAAAGAAAACAACATTACCCAGCTGCTGGTAACCAGCAAAAATGGGTATTTTGGATTAATACATTTACATGATCTCCTTCATGAAGGGGTTCTTTAATTTATATAATGAATAAAAATAATTACGCATTAATTATGGCTGGCGGTGTTGGCAGCCGTTTTTGGCCAGTAAGCAGAACAGAATATCCTAAACAATTTATAGATTTTTTTGGTGTTGGAAAAACACTGATCCAAAGCACATACGAAAGATTTTTAAGAATCTGTCCGTCGGAAAACATCTTCATCGTTACCAACGAAATTTATACAGACATTATAAAATCTCAGCTTCCGGAGCTACAGGACAATCAAATTCTTGCTGAACCTATAATGCGCAACACAGCACCATGTATAGCTTATGGCTCAATGAAAATAGCGGAGCTCAATCCGGAGGCAAATATTGTAGTTGCCCCTTCAGACCATACCATTGCCAACCTGGATGAATTTGTACGCTCTATTGAACAATCATTGATAGCTGCCACCAACAACGACTGCCTCATTACGCTTGGCATAAAGCCAAGTCGTCCGGATACAGGCTACGGTTACATCCAATATATGGAAAATACCCTGGCAACTGACGATAAGATTTTTAAAGTTAAAACGTTTACCGAAAAGCCAAACCTCGAACTTGCAAAATCATTTCTGCAAAGCGGAGACTTTTTATGGAATGCAGGAATCTTTATCTGGTCAGCCAAATCCATCAATAACGCTTTTAAAAAGCATTTGCCGGATATGCACGATATTTTTCAGTTGGGAGAATCGATTTACAATACACCGGATGAAAAAGGATTTATTAGTAATGCTTACCAACAATGCACTAATATCTCTATAGATTTTGCGATTATGGAGAAAGCCGATAATGTGTATGTATTACCAACTGATTTTGGCTGGTCTGATTTGGGCACCTGGGCTTCCATATATGATATGGCAGAAAAAGACTACGTGGGCAATGCAGTTATCCCTTCAGAGCAGGTAATGATGTTCAATTCATCTAACTGCATGGTTAATGTACCAGAAGATAAACTGGTGATCCTTCAAGGTTTGCATGATTATATTGTAGTAGAATCAAACAACACACTTTTGGTTTGCCCCAGAGCAGAGGAACAAACCGTTAAGCAAATGGTGGCCGACGTAAAATCTAAATTCGGAACGCGTTTTATTTAATAACCTCGCGCTGCCTGATGGCTTCATATAGAATAATGCCTGTAGATACTGATACATTTAGCGAACCAATCTCACCAAACATCGGGATTTTCGCTAAATGGTTAGACATCCGTAAAATTTCATTTGAAATCCCTTCATCCTCAGCTCCCATTACAATTGCTGTTGGGGCAGTATAATCCGGAGCATAAATCAAGTCTGTTGTTTTTTCGGTGCAGGCCACAATCTGCAAACCGCATTCCTGTAAGTATAAAGCTATTTTATGCAAGTTAACGTGACGGCAAACGGGAATACTAAATAATGCTCCTGCCGATGTTTTAATGGCGTCGGCATTGATCTGTGCCGAATTTTTTACCGGCACCACAATGGCATGAACGCCAGCACATGCCGCGGTACGTGCAATAGCCCCCATGTTCCTTACATCAGTAATTCCATCAAGGATTAATACCAGTGGCACCTCTCCTCTTTCATAAATCAAGGGAATGATATCTTCAATTTTTTGAAAAGTAATGGACGAAACCACAGCAATCACCCCCTGGTGATTTTTCTTCGTCATACGGTTCAATTTTTCGACTGGCACGTTATGCACAGGGATATCTGTGTCCTTAATTAAAGCCTTAAGTTCAGGAATGATATCTCCCGTTAAACCTCTTTGCAAGTACAGGCTTTCAATGTCTTTACCAGCTTTAATTGCCTCTATTACAGCCCTGATACCAAACACAAATTCACTGCTTTCTTTAGCTCGTGCCGGCCTTCTGAAATTATCCATAAAATTTTATAAAGTGCAAAAGTAGTCAAATTAAGGTTAGCACAGAATTTTCAACAACAGCTTGTTAACAAATCATTAAAAACAATTCAAAAAGAGCGTATTTTTTTGTATAATTTTGTAGCTATGAGTATGGAAAACGGAACAACGGGGCAAGATAAATCTAATTACAGTTCTGCAAGAAAAAGCAGGTTAGCTAGTCCAATGAGCACCATGGGCAAAATACCGCCTCAGGCGCTGGATCTGGAAGAAGCTGTTTTGGGTGCACTGATGCTTGAAAAAGATGCCCTTTCTACCGTAATCGATATCTTAAAACCAGATGTTTTTTATGCGGAAGCCCATAAAAAAATATTTGAAGCTATTGCCATACTGTTTCAAAAATCTAAACCAGTAGATATTTTAACGGTTACTTCTGAACTTAGAACACTAGGATCATTGGAGATGGTGGGTGGTGCATATTACATCACTAATTTAACTAATCGTGTAGCTTCAGCTGCGAATATAGAGTTTCACGCCAGGATCATCTCGCAGAAATACATTCAGCGTGAGCTGATCAGGATATCCTCTGAAATCATTCAAAATGCCTATGAGGACACAACCGATATCTTTGACCTTTTAGATCAGGCAGAAAAAGGCCTTTTTGATATTGCTCAAAACAACCTTCGCAGAGACACGCAAAAGATGGATGAGATCATCAAACAATCTTTAGCTACACTGGAAGAATTGAGAACAAAATCTGACGGATTAACCGGAGTACCTTCAGGATTTACGGACTTAGACAGAATTACTGGTGGCTGGCAGCCCTCCGACCTTGTAATTATCGCTGCACGTCCGGCGATGGGAAAAACAGCCTTTGTACTTACCTGCGCACGAAATGCGGCTGTAGATTTTAAAAGACCTGTGGTGGTATTCTCCCTTGAGATGTCATCCGTTCAGCTGGTCAATCGTTTGATTTCAGGGGAAACCGAAATTGAACAGGAGAAAATCCGTAAAGGAAATTTGGCGGAGTGGGAATGGCAGCAATTACACAGTAAAATAGGTTCTTTAACAGAGGCACCGCTGCTAATTGACGATACCCCTGCCTTAAATATATTTGAGTTCAGAGCCAAATGCAGAAGGCTTAAATCACAATATGATATTCAACTTATCATTATTGACTACTTGCAGCTGATGCATGGTAAAGGTGAAGGACAAAGTGGTGGTGGTAACAGGGAGCAGGAAATTGGTAGTATTTCGCGTGCGCTAAAATCTGTTGCTAAGGAGCTTAATGTACCTGTACTTGCACTCTCGCAGTTAAGTCGTGCTGTAGAAAGCAGACCAGGCGCAAATGGAAAAAGACCTATGCTGTCAGATTTAAGGGAATCTGGATCTATTGAGCAGGATGCGGATATGGTACTGTTTTTATACAGACCTGAATATTACGGAAT
This genomic window contains:
- the rlmB gene encoding 23S rRNA (guanosine(2251)-2'-O)-methyltransferase RlmB, which gives rise to MDNFRRPARAKESSEFVFGIRAVIEAIKAGKDIESLYLQRGLTGDIIPELKALIKDTDIPVHNVPVEKLNRMTKKNHQGVIAVVSSITFQKIEDIIPLIYERGEVPLVLILDGITDVRNMGAIARTAACAGVHAIVVPVKNSAQINADAIKTSAGALFSIPVCRHVNLHKIALYLQECGLQIVACTEKTTDLIYAPDYTAPTAIVMGAEDEGISNEILRMSNHLAKIPMFGEIGSLNVSVSTGIILYEAIRQREVIK
- the recQ gene encoding DNA helicase RecQ; the protein is MDVNKSLFDNLQTFFGFNNFKGDQEAIINNVLDKNNTFVIMPTGGGKSICYQLPALMNEGTAIVISPLIALMKNQVDQLRAFGGSDSIAHFLNSSLNKTEITQVKNDLLSGHTKLLYVAPESLSKQDNIDFLRLIKISFVAVDEAHCISEWGHDFRPEYRKIRQVISGLGDNIPIIALTATATPKVQQDIIKNLQMTEATLFKSSFNRPNLFYDIRPKRDVLKEIIRYIKQNTGKSGIIYCLSRKKVEEVAEALNLNGIKALPYHAGLEPKVRAETQDKFLMEDAEVIVATIAFGMGIDKPDVRFVIHHDIPKSMEGYYQETGRAGRDGGEGVCIAFYAQKDVDKLAKFMKDKPVAEREIGTQILKEVIDYAESAVCRRKQILHYFGENFDEAGCNCMCDNCKKPKQLFNAEEPLGVLLKMIQNIGGKFDDAHILNIFMGMETAQTIAYEHHKLPEYGSGKADGELLWKSLVRQAVLNNFLSKDIDNYGLLRLTEAGLKFIESPYALKFFLNEHIESAADDDEDDVKHGTGTLDTQLFQLLKDLNRKIAKQKNLPPFVIFQDPSLEEMCTHYPINMEELKQISGVGNGKALKFGKPFIELINKYVVDNDVERPVDLIIKTQANKSQLKVSIIQNVDRQIRLEDIAKAKGITYDEILKEIEAIVNSGTKLNLDYFIDEMIDEDRQDEVFDYFRGAEIDSIDDALKDLGEEDYTREEIQLMRIKFMSELGN
- the kdsA gene encoding 3-deoxy-8-phosphooctulonate synthase — protein: MIDFKIDKLKHTHTNNFLLMAGPCAIEGEEIAMRIADRIVTITDKLGIPYIFKGSYRKANRSKGDSFTGIGDEKALKILEKVGRTFGLPTVTDIHESGEAAMAAEYADVLQIPAFLCRQTDLLIAAAHTGKVINVKKGQFLSAGSMKFAVDKVVEAGNQRVILTDRGNTFGYQDLIVDYRGLPEMQNFGVPVVMDCTHSLQQPNQSSGVTGGKPELIETIAKAAIAVGADGLFIETHPNPSEAKSDGANMLHLDLLEEMLVKLIRIRQAVI
- a CDS encoding SIS domain-containing protein gives rise to the protein MKSKKSIIAAGVNTLQLEAQAILGLINHINDDFATAVERIITSQGRVIITGIGKSAIIAQKIVATFNSTGTPAVFMHAADAVHGDLGMIQKDDIVMCLSKSGNTAEIKVLAPLLKRSGNLLIGMVGQLQSELALQADLILNTTVEKEACPHNLAPTTSTTAQLAMGDALAICLLHARAFNENDFARFHPGGSLGKRLYLKVAEMAIKNEKPTIRPDAPVKDVIIEISKNRLGAVVVIDHDLILGIITDGDIRRMLEKHTDLSNICARDIMNGNPKKIDKDMLAITALEIIKENNITQLLVTSKNGYFGLIHLHDLLHEGVL
- a CDS encoding mannose-1-phosphate guanylyltransferase, whose protein sequence is MNKNNYALIMAGGVGSRFWPVSRTEYPKQFIDFFGVGKTLIQSTYERFLRICPSENIFIVTNEIYTDIIKSQLPELQDNQILAEPIMRNTAPCIAYGSMKIAELNPEANIVVAPSDHTIANLDEFVRSIEQSLIAATNNDCLITLGIKPSRPDTGYGYIQYMENTLATDDKIFKVKTFTEKPNLELAKSFLQSGDFLWNAGIFIWSAKSINNAFKKHLPDMHDIFQLGESIYNTPDEKGFISNAYQQCTNISIDFAIMEKADNVYVLPTDFGWSDLGTWASIYDMAEKDYVGNAVIPSEQVMMFNSSNCMVNVPEDKLVILQGLHDYIVVESNNTLLVCPRAEEQTVKQMVADVKSKFGTRFI